Below is a genomic region from Streptomyces ferrugineus.
CGACCGTGGCCTCGGTCAGCTGCGCCTGCGTCAGGCCGATGCGGCCGCTGACGCCCCAGAGGGAGTTCTGGGCGAGGGACCAGCACAGCATGCAGGCGGCGAGGGTCATGCCGGGGCGGCGGTGGGGAAGCCGGGTGGCGGCGCGGGCCGCCTGCGGATGCGGGGCGGTGCCCGACGGCAGCCGGCCCGTCGTCGGCCATACGACGAGTGCGGTGAGGGCGATCGCGGCCAGCGGCTGGCCGTGGCCCGGCCCGAGGTGCGGCACGGTCAGATAGGCCGTGCCCGCGAGGGCGGAGACGCTGAGCAGGCCGGCCGTGGTGACCCGGTGCGGATCGGGCTGGGCGGCGATGCGGGTGGCGGCGACCGCGGTGGCCGTACCGGATCCGAAGCCGCCGATCAGCACGCCGAGGACGACGGCCGGTACGGAGTGCGCCAGGGCCGCGCCGCCGTAGCCGAGCAGGGCCAGGGTGAGGCCGATCCGGGCCAGCCTGCGGGCGCCGACGCGCTCGACGCGCGATGCCAGCAGGAAGCCCGCGGCGGCCGACCCCAGCAGCAGCGCGCTGCCGACGGCGCCCGCCCGGGTGGGGGAGAGCGGAAGTCCTGAGTCGAGCCTGCCGACGACGGTCGGCAGCAGATACGGGGCGAGGTACCCGGCCGTGAAAAGGGCGACGAGGGGCCAGGGGGTGGTGCGGGGGGCGAACACGGGCGTTCCCAGGGCATGCGAAAGGAGCGGCACAAAAAAGGGGGAGGGGCGCAGGCCGTCGATGGACAGGAACGCGCGAAGAATTTGTATCAAGTCAGGGGAGGCGCGAAGAAGGGGAGATGGTGTGATCTAAGGCACGTTCTGTTTGGGGTGGGGAAAGAGGGGTAGCAGAGATCGCTCCCGGTCGGTCCGGTTGGCCTCCGCAGGTGTTCTCACCTGCGCCAGTGCACCGCCCCGGCCCCGCCGGGAACCGTCGCCTCGATCTTCGCCCTGATCTCCCGCATCACCGCGACAATCCGCTCCTCGTGCTCCGCCGACAGCCGGGCCACCGGCACCGAGCAGCTGATCGCGTCCTGGGCCGGGGAGTCGTAGCGCAGCGCGAAGCCGAAGCCGACGATGCCGAGGACGCCCTCCTCGCGGTCGACCGACCAGCCGCGCGCCCGCACTTCGGCGAGGTCCGCGGCGAGGGCGGCGCGGGTGGTGTGGGAGTTGGGGGTGAGGGCCTGGTACGGGCCCTCGGGGAGCTCGGCGTCGGGGCGTTCGGCGAGCAGCGCCTTGCCCAGGGCGCCGACGTGCGCGGGGAGGCGCCGGCCGACGCGGCTGATCGTCCTGAGGTATTCGTGCGACTCGCGCGTCGCCAGATACGCCACGTCCCGGCCGTCCAGCCGCGCCATGTGGATCGTCTCGCCCAGCGCGTCGGAGGCCTCGTCGAGATAGGGGCGTACGAGGCGCACGCGCGGGTCGGAGTCGAGGTAGCCGGTGCCGGTGAGCAGGGCGTGGATGCCGATGCCGTAGAGGGAACCGGTGACGTCGGTGCGGACCCAGCCGCGCGAGATCAGGGTCTGGAGCAGCGCGTACATCGAGCTGCGCGGCACCTCCAGCTCGTCCGCCAGTTCCTGGAGGCGTGCGGGGCGGTCGCCGCGCGCGGCGAGGAGCTCCAGCAGCTCGACCGTGCGCGCCGCCGACTTCACCTCGCGGACGCCGCCTGTCTCTGACATGGGCCGATCGTAAACGGACGGACCGTGGCATTGACGGTCACGGTTCGCGTATCTAATCTCCATTTTCATACATGACTGATGTCTACATGGGGAGATGGATTCGATCTCGTGGGAGCCGCATCTGTGAACCTCACCATCACCGACGTACGCCTGACCCCGATCCTGGTCGCCGACCCGCCCCTGCTGAACACCCAGGGCGTCCACCAGCCGTACACGCCCCGGCTGATCGTGGAGGTGGAGACGGCGGGCGGGATCGTCGGCGTCGGTGAGACCTACGGCGACACCAAGTACCTGGAGCTGGCGCGGCCGTTCGCGCGGAAGCTGGTGGGACGTCAGGTCGGCGACCTGAACGGGCTGTTCGTCGTCGCCGACGACGTGGCCGTCGACCGGTCCCGGGTCTCGGGCCAGGTCGACGTCGGCGGACTGCGCGGCGTCCAGACCGCCGACAAACTGCGGCTGTCCGTCGTCTCCGGCTTCGAGGTCGCCTGCCTCGACGCCCTCGGCAAGGCGCTCGGGCTGCCGGTGCACGCGCTGCTCGGCGGCAAGGTGCGCGACGCCGTCGAGTACAGCGCGTACCTGTTCTACAAGTGGGCCGACCATCCCGAGGGCGTGCGCGCGGAGAAGGACGACTGGGGTGCCGCCGTCGACCCGGACGGGGTCGTCGAGCAGGCGCGGAGGTTCACCGAGCGGTACGGCTTCACCTCCTTCAAGCTCAAGGGCGGGGTCTTCCCGCCGGACGAGGAGATCGCGGCCGTCCGGGCGCTTGCGAAGGCCTTCCCCGGGCATCCGCTGCGCCTCGACCCCAACGGGGCCTGGTCCGTTCAGACCTCGCTGAAGGTGGCGCGGGAACTCGGGGACGTCCTGGAGTACCTGGAGGACCCGACCCTCGGCACGGCCGGCATGGCGGAGGTGGCCGCGCGGGCCGGGGTGCCGCTGGCGACCAACATGTGCGTGACGACGTTCGCCGAGATCAAGGAGGCGTTCACCAAGGACGCCGTGCAGGTGGTGCTCTCCGACCACCACTACTGGGGCGGGCTGCGCAACACCCAGCAACTGGCCGCGATCTGCCGCGCCTTCGGCGTCGGGGTGTCCATGCACTCCAACACCCACCTCGGCATCTCCCTGGCCGCGATGACCCACGTGGCGTCGACCGTGCCGAACCTGCACCACGCCTGCGACTCCCACTACCCCTGGCAGTCCGAGGACGTCCTCACCGAGCGCCTCGCCTTCGACGCCGGCAAGGTCGCCGTGCCGGACGCGCCCGGCCTCGGCGTGGAACTCGACCACGATCGGCTACGGCCACTGCACCAGCGGTGGCTGGATGACGACGGTGCGCTGCGGGACCGCGACGACGCCGCGGCGATGCGGGTCGCCGAGCCGGAGTGGGTCACGCCTGCGGTGCCTCGCTGGTAGCCCCGCAGGGGGATCGAGGAAGATCGCGGTGGCGTTGTCAGTGGCGTGGTGCACACTGGCCAGATCAGCACCACGTCAGGGAGCGCACCGTGACCACGCCCACCGCGCCCACCGGAAAGGGACCCTCGCCGCAGGGGCCGTCGGCCATGGCGGCGGGGCCGCACCGCCGGACCCGGGTCGACCCGCTCGCCCGTCTGCGCGGGCCCGCCGACCCGCCCTGGGACGTGTACCTCACGGGCACGGTCTTCCTGGACATCATCTTCACCGGCCTCGACTCGGCGCCGGTGCGCGGCACGGAGTCCTGGGCGCGCGGCATGGGCTCCAGTCCCGGCGGCGTCGCCAACATGGCCACCGCCCTGGCCCGCCTCGGTCTGAAGACCTCGCTCGCGGCGGCCTTCGGCGACGACCACTACGGCGACTACTGCTGGGACGCGCTGGAGAAGGGCGAGGGCATCGACCTGTCACCGTCGCGCACGGTGCCGGGCTGGCACTCGCCGGTGACGGTCTCGATGGCGTACGAGGGAGAGCGCACCATGGTCTCCCACGGCCATGAGCCGCCCCCGGAGGAGCCCGCGCCGGACTGCCCGCCGCGCGCGCGTGCCGCCGTGGCCTCCCTGGTGCCGGGCACCCGAGCCCCCTGGATCGCACAGGCCGCCGGCAAGGGCGCCCGGATCTTCGGCGACGTCGGCTGGGACGACACCGGGGCGTGGGATCTGGCGGGGCTGGCGGACCTGGAGCACTGCGAGGCGTTCCTGCCGAACGCGCAGGAGGCGATGCGGTACACCGGCACCGAGTGCCCTCGCGAGGCGGCCCACGCCCTGACCGAGCACGTCCCGCTGGCGGTCGTCACCCTCGGCGCGGAGGGCGCGTACGCCGTGGACGGCAGAACCGGGGAGACGGCGGTCGTCCCCGCCATCGCCGTCGAGGCCCTCGACCCCACCGGTGCCGGTGACGTCTTCGTCGCCGGCTTCGTCACTGGCACGCTGGCCGACTGGCCGCTGGCCGACCGGCTGGCCTTCGCGGGCCTGACCGCCGCGCTGTCGGTCCAGGAGTTCGGGGGGTCCCTGTCCGCCCCCGGCTGGGCGGAGATCGGCGCCTGGTGGCGCCGGGTCAAGTCCCTCGACCGACAGGACCCCGAGGCGCTGCGCCGGTACGCGTTCCTGGCGGACCTGGTGCCGGAGGAGGCGGCGAGCCCTTGGCCGCTGCGGCGGGCGGTGCCGACGATCGGGTTCCGCAGATCGGCGTGACGGGTCCGGCCCCGGCGGTTCAGCCGGGGATGGCCGGCGTCAGCACGACGAAGTCCGCGTTGGCCGGGTCGAGGCACACGGCCAGCCGGCCGACCCCCTCCGCGTCCTCCGGCCCCATCTGCACACTGCCGCCGTTCTCGGTGACCCTGGCGACCGCCGCGTCGCAGTCGTCGACGTTGAAGACCGGGTGCCAGTACGGCCGCCCGTTCGCCAGCGCGAGGTTCTCCTTCGGCAGCTCCATGAGGCCGCCCTGCATGCGCTCCTCGGGCTGCCCGGCGGGCGTGATCATGGTGTAGGCGCCTCCGCCGCCCGGCAGCTCCATGTCGCTGAACTGCCAGCCGAAGACCCCGCCGTAGAACTCCTTCGCACCCGCGGCGTCGCTCGTGTACAGCTCGGTCCAGGACAGCGACCCCGTCTCGTCCGCCATCTCGAAACCCGAGTCCTTCCCCGGCTGCCACACGGCGAACTGGCCGCCCAGCGGGTCGCTGAACTGCGCCATCCGGCCCCAGTCCTCGAGGTCCATCGGCGCCACCCGCACCGTGCCGCCCGCGCTGCGCACCGCCTGTGTCGTGGCGTCCGCGTCGGTGACGGTGTAGTAGATCATCCAGGCCGAGCGCGCCCCTTCCTCGGTGAGCTTCCCGAGCCCGGCGACGGTCTTGCCGTCCTTCTTGAACATCCCGCCCTCGAAGTCCTCGCCCGCGCCCATCGACTCGTACTCCCACCCGAACACCGCGCCGTAGAAGCCGGCGGCGGCCCGCACGTCGGGGGCGCCGAGGTCGAGCCAACAAGGGGAGCCAGGGGTCAGGTCAGTGGTGATCATGACGATTCCCTTCCGCCGATCCGCTATGCCCTCAGCCTGACACCCGGCACTGACAATCGCCCGCCGGATGCGCTTCGCATGCCGCGCGGGCCGCCGCTGGCTACCATCCGGCCATGAGCGACGACGCACGCACGGCCTCGTCAGGAGCGGATGCCACGCGGCACCGACTCGCCGCCGTGGCGCACGACTGGGCGGCGGCGATGGTCTCCAATGACCCCGCCCGGATCGCCGACTTCATGGCCGACGAATGGGTCATCGTCTCCGAGTCGGGCATCTCCACGAGAGCGCAGTTCCTCTCCCACGTGGAGTCCGGCGACCTGACCCACTCGGCCTTCCGACTCGTCGGCGAGCCCAGGATCCGCGTGCACGGCGACTCGGCGGTCCTCACGGCTCGGGTGACCAACACGGCCCACTACAAGGGCGAGCGCTTCGACGCCGACGAGTGGACGACCGACGTGTTCGTACAACGGGACGACCGCTGGCTCTGCGTACTCAGCCACATCACGACAGCGGCCGGGACCTGACCCGGTACATCAGTCAGCCTGTCCGGCGTTTGAGGACAAGGCCCGTTCAGGGCCGGAGCGGGGGTCTGGGGGCGCAGCCCCCAGGGGCGCCCGGGGTCGAAGGGGCGGCGCCCCTGGGGATGGGACGGGTAGGGGCGGCGGGGGCGAGGAAATCAGCCCGCCGTCACTGTCGTACGTACCGCACCATCCGGCCCCGCCACCAGCACCGGCGTCCCCGGCCCGCCAAGATCCCGCACCGCGGCCCGGTCCTCCGCCGAGGCGCCCTCCGCCTCCGTCACCACCGCCGCGGCCTCCAGCGACGTCGCCCCCGACGCCACCGCCATCGCCACCGCCGTCCGCAGCGCACTCAGCTTCAGCGAGTCCAGGGCGACGGTCCCGGCGACATACGTACGGCCCGTCTCGTCCCGCACGGCCGCCCCCTCGGGCACCCCGTTGCGGGCCCGAGCCGAACGGGCCAGGGTGACGATCTTGCGGTCCTCGGGGTCAAGCGCGCTGTTGTCGGTCATGACCTGAGCATACGTAGCGCCGCACGACCTACCCGGCCACGGGGTACATCGCCCCGCGCCGCCCCTCGGGCGACGCCAGCCACTCCAGCTTCGCCGCCGTGTTCGCCTCGTCCAGCGGAGTGTGCAGCACGATCGACAGATCGGGCCGCACCGGCATCTGCATCACGCTCGACTCCAGGCACAGCACCCCGACCAGCGGATGCTCCAGCTCCTTGCGGATCTGCCCGGCGTCCTCGATGTCCCGCCGCTCCCACAGCTCGGTGAACTCCGGACTCGACGCCTTCGCCTCGGCCAGCACCGCCTGGAACCCCTCGTCGTCGGGCGAGGCCGAGCACACCGCCCGGAACTGCGCCACGACCGTGGCCGCGTTCGCCTCCCAGTTCCGCGACCGCGCCCGGTACTTCGGGTCGGTGAAGAAGTCGATCAGGCAGTTCCACCGCTTGCCGGGCCGCATGCCCAGCACCGTCGCGGCGGCGTCGTTGTGCATCACGCCGTTGTAGTACTTGTCCATGATGTGCGCCGGAAACGGCATCCACGCGTCGATCAGCCGCCGCAGCCCGTCGCACATGTCCCGCTTCTCCGGAGCCACTTCCGCCACCGGCGGATTCAGCCCGGCCAGCAGATACAGATGCCGGCGCTCGGCGTTGCTCAGCCGCAGCACCCGGCCGACGGAGTCCAGCACCTGCGGCGAGACGGAGATGTCCCGCCCCTGCTCCAGCCACTGGTACCAGGAGGCGCCCACCCCGGCGAGCACCGCGACCTCCTCGCGCCGCAACCCCGGTGTGCGGCGCCGCGCCCCACCGTCCGGCAACCCCGCCTCGCCCGGCGTCACCCGGGCCCGCCTGCTCATCAGGAACTCGCGCAGCTCACGCCGCCGATGGCTCTTCGGCGCGCCCTCGGACACGTCGGACACGAACGGATCCCCCTCATCCCGTTGCCTGGTGGTGCCACCACCAGCACAACTTCCCGCTCCCCACGGCTATTCCGACACCAGCAGTCTCCTGCCCATGGCGATCGACAGTCCCCACACCACCAATCCCGACACCTCCAGTCCCCACACCACCAGTCCCGACACCACCAGCCCCGACACCCTCAGTTCCACCCCGCCGCTCGACACCCCCCGCTTGTCGACGCGCGACAAGCTCGTCCTGTTCGTCCTGTGCGCCGCCCAGTTCATGGTCGCGCTCGACTTCTCCGTCCTGAACGTCGCCCTCCCCGTCCTCGGCGCCGACCTCGGCATGAGCCAGTCGGCGCTGCAGTGGGCGGTCACGGCGTTCGCGCTGCCGTCCGGCGGCTTCCTGCTGCTGTTCGGCCGCATCGGCGACCTGTACGGCCGCCGCAGGCTGTTCCTCACCGGCCTCGCCGTGTTCGCCGCGGCCTCGGCGCTCGCGACGTTCGCCTGGGACCCGGCGTCCTTCCTCGCCGGACGCGCCCTCCAGGGCCTCGGCGCCGCGGTCATCGTCCCGACGGGCATGTCCCTGCTGACGACCACCTTCCACGAGGGGCCAGCCCGCGACCGCGCCCTCGGCATCTCCGGGACGCTGATGTCCCTCGGCTTCACCATCGGCATGGTCGCGGGCGGCGTCCTGACCGATGCCTTCGGCTGGCGGTCCACCATGGGCCTGCTCACGATCTTCGCCCTGGTCGTACTGCCGCTCGCCCCCGGCCTGCTGCCCGAGTCCCGCACCCCGGACCGCCCCCACCTGGACGTACCCGGCGCGATCACCGTCACTGGCGGTCTGCTGTCCCTGATCTACGCCCTGACCACGGCCGCCGACCACGGCTTCGCCCGCGCCGACGTCATCACGACCCTGATCGCCGGCCTCGCGCTCCTCACGGCCTTCGCGATCGTCGAGTCCCGCACCACGGCGCCCCTGGTCTCCCTGCCGATGCTGCGCCGCCGCACGGTGGCCTGGGGCAACCTGGGCGGTCTGGTCACCTTCTCGATGATGTCGACGGTGGTCTTCGTCCTCACCCTCTACCTCCAGGAGATCCTGCACCTGTCGGCCTGGGAGACGGGCCTGGTCTTCGGCGTCCAGGGCGTGATGTCGGTGATCGCGGGCTCGCTCACCCCGAGGTTCGTCAGCCGCTTCGGCGCCCGCCGCACCCTGGTGGTCTCGCTCACGGGCCAGGGGGCCTTCATCGCGGCCCTGCTGTTCCTCGACACCCACGGCTGGTCCGTCTGGCTCGCCACGGCCGCCGTATCGCTGTCGAGCATGTTCCACCTCGGCGCGATCATCTCCTACGGCCTGACGGTCACCTCCGGCGTCCCCGACGAGGAACAGGGCCTGGCCACCGGCCTGGTCACCTCCACCCAGCAGGTCGGCATCACGATCGGCATCCCCCTGCTCGGCGTCCTCGCCACGACCTCCGGCGACCTGATGTCCGGCACGCGCCTGGTGATGGCACTGGACGCGGCGATCGTGCTGGCCGCCGCCGTACTGGTGGGGATCGGACTGCGGGCGGGACGCCGAACGGTCGTGCCCGGGACCCGCCGCCCGACGGATCGGGCCGACGCCCGGGTCGACGGCCGCGGGAAGCCCTAAAGTCCCCCGTGTGAGGACTGATCGAGTCGACCCGGGCGGCCCGGGAACCGAAGCCGGTGTCCACGGGCCGTCGCCCCGAGGCGCCCGGACAGGCCGGTGACCAGGAGCGCCGAAGGGCTGGACGTCACCCGGGCGGTGGAGGTCATCGCCGAGCCCGCCGAAGGCCCCGGCCGCCGCGGCTCCGGCTACCGGGTCACCGGCGGCACCGTACTGACCGCCGCCCACGTGGTCGCCGCGGCGTCGGCGGTGCGGGTGCGCTGCAACGCCGACACCGCCGAGGAGTGGACGCGGGACGCGCACGTGATCGGCACGGACGGCGACCTCGCCCTCCTGGCCGTCGACCGGTCCGACGAACTCGCCCCCGTCCGCTACGGCCGTGTTCCCGAGCGGGACGCCGTGATCGCCTGCACCGGTCTCGGCTTCCCCCGGTTCAAGCTCCGCGACGACGCCTCGGGCAGCTACCGGGACCTGTGCCATCTGCTCGGTTCCGCTCCGGTGCTGTCGAACCGGCGCAGCGGAACACTGGAGATCACGGTCGCGAGCCCACCCGAGCCCGACCCCGACCCGGCGCGGTCGGCCTGGGAGGGCATGTCGGGCGCCCCGGTCTTCGCGGCGGGCCGCCTCATCGCCGTCGTCACCGCGAACCACGCCCTCGAAGGCGCGGGCAGGCTGGCGGCACACCGCATCGACACCCTGTACGGCGACGGCGACGCCACGTTGCGCGCCGCCCTCGGACTGCCGGCCCGGGCCGAGGACCTCCCCGACGTCCTGCCGCCGGTGCCCCGGTCCCTGGTGCTCGAGGCGCACCAGGCCGAGGTCGCCTCGATCGCGCCCCTCCACATGGTCGGCCGGGACGCCGAACTGGCGGAACTCACGGAGTTCTGCTCGGGCCCGGACCCGTATCTGTGGTGGCAGGCGGGCCCATGGGCCGGCAAGACGGCCCTGGCGTCGTCCTTCGCCGCCGCCCCTCCCGACGGCGTACGCGTCGTGTCGTTCTTCGTCACCGCCCGGCTCGCCGGGCAGGCGGACGCCACCGCTTTGAGCGCCTCGCTGATCAGACAGCTCGCGGAGATCGCGGAGCGGCCCCTGTCACCCGGAGCGGGCGGCCCGGGCCTGCTCACCCTGCTGCTCACCGAGGCGGCCGAGCGGTGCGCCCGGCGCGGTGAACGCCTCGTCCTGGTCGTCGACGGCCTCGACGAGGACCAGGGAGCCCGACCCAGCGTCGCCGCACTGCTGCCGCGCCGCCCACCGGACAACCTGCGCGTCCTGGTCACCAGCCGCCACCACCCCGGCCTGCCCGACGACGTACCCGGAGACCACCCGCTGC
It encodes:
- a CDS encoding MFS transporter encodes the protein MFAPRTTPWPLVALFTAGYLAPYLLPTVVGRLDSGLPLSPTRAGAVGSALLLGSAAAGFLLASRVERVGARRLARIGLTLALLGYGGAALAHSVPAVVLGVLIGGFGSGTATAVAATRIAAQPDPHRVTTAGLLSVSALAGTAYLTVPHLGPGHGQPLAAIALTALVVWPTTGRLPSGTAPHPQAARAATRLPHRRPGMTLAACMLCWSLAQNSLWGVSGRIGLTQAQLTEATVGAVFAVGLGAGLLGVTGAGALGPRLGRALPIGGGTVLIAACIVLSASATDLTSFATGEIAWNTLYPIVLSYVIGLAASLDPRGRWAVLVGSASSLGTAAGPLAGSLVSAQAGFPVMGAVLAAGLLLIAVPMTAVALGRHSRATVDIVEPVAAMEVMEVVEIPLDTAEATPAAPGRLAPAT
- a CDS encoding IclR family transcriptional regulator, coding for MSETGGVREVKSAARTVELLELLAARGDRPARLQELADELEVPRSSMYALLQTLISRGWVRTDVTGSLYGIGIHALLTGTGYLDSDPRVRLVRPYLDEASDALGETIHMARLDGRDVAYLATRESHEYLRTISRVGRRLPAHVGALGKALLAERPDAELPEGPYQALTPNSHTTRAALAADLAEVRARGWSVDREEGVLGIVGFGFALRYDSPAQDAISCSVPVARLSAEHEERIVAVMREIRAKIEATVPGGAGAVHWRR
- a CDS encoding glucarate dehydratase family protein, which translates into the protein MNLTITDVRLTPILVADPPLLNTQGVHQPYTPRLIVEVETAGGIVGVGETYGDTKYLELARPFARKLVGRQVGDLNGLFVVADDVAVDRSRVSGQVDVGGLRGVQTADKLRLSVVSGFEVACLDALGKALGLPVHALLGGKVRDAVEYSAYLFYKWADHPEGVRAEKDDWGAAVDPDGVVEQARRFTERYGFTSFKLKGGVFPPDEEIAAVRALAKAFPGHPLRLDPNGAWSVQTSLKVARELGDVLEYLEDPTLGTAGMAEVAARAGVPLATNMCVTTFAEIKEAFTKDAVQVVLSDHHYWGGLRNTQQLAAICRAFGVGVSMHSNTHLGISLAAMTHVASTVPNLHHACDSHYPWQSEDVLTERLAFDAGKVAVPDAPGLGVELDHDRLRPLHQRWLDDDGALRDRDDAAAMRVAEPEWVTPAVPRW
- a CDS encoding carbohydrate kinase family protein, producing MAAGPHRRTRVDPLARLRGPADPPWDVYLTGTVFLDIIFTGLDSAPVRGTESWARGMGSSPGGVANMATALARLGLKTSLAAAFGDDHYGDYCWDALEKGEGIDLSPSRTVPGWHSPVTVSMAYEGERTMVSHGHEPPPEEPAPDCPPRARAAVASLVPGTRAPWIAQAAGKGARIFGDVGWDDTGAWDLAGLADLEHCEAFLPNAQEAMRYTGTECPREAAHALTEHVPLAVVTLGAEGAYAVDGRTGETAVVPAIAVEALDPTGAGDVFVAGFVTGTLADWPLADRLAFAGLTAALSVQEFGGSLSAPGWAEIGAWWRRVKSLDRQDPEALRRYAFLADLVPEEAASPWPLRRAVPTIGFRRSA
- a CDS encoding VOC family protein, whose translation is MITTDLTPGSPCWLDLGAPDVRAAAGFYGAVFGWEYESMGAGEDFEGGMFKKDGKTVAGLGKLTEEGARSAWMIYYTVTDADATTQAVRSAGGTVRVAPMDLEDWGRMAQFSDPLGGQFAVWQPGKDSGFEMADETGSLSWTELYTSDAAGAKEFYGGVFGWQFSDMELPGGGGAYTMITPAGQPEERMQGGLMELPKENLALANGRPYWHPVFNVDDCDAAVARVTENGGSVQMGPEDAEGVGRLAVCLDPANADFVVLTPAIPG
- a CDS encoding nuclear transport factor 2 family protein, translating into MSDDARTASSGADATRHRLAAVAHDWAAAMVSNDPARIADFMADEWVIVSESGISTRAQFLSHVESGDLTHSAFRLVGEPRIRVHGDSAVLTARVTNTAHYKGERFDADEWTTDVFVQRDDRWLCVLSHITTAAGT
- a CDS encoding cytidine deaminase, translated to MTDNSALDPEDRKIVTLARSARARNGVPEGAAVRDETGRTYVAGTVALDSLKLSALRTAVAMAVASGATSLEAAAVVTEAEGASAEDRAAVRDLGGPGTPVLVAGPDGAVRTTVTAG
- a CDS encoding helix-turn-helix transcriptional regulator, whose protein sequence is MSRRARVTPGEAGLPDGGARRRTPGLRREEVAVLAGVGASWYQWLEQGRDISVSPQVLDSVGRVLRLSNAERRHLYLLAGLNPPVAEVAPEKRDMCDGLRRLIDAWMPFPAHIMDKYYNGVMHNDAAATVLGMRPGKRWNCLIDFFTDPKYRARSRNWEANAATVVAQFRAVCSASPDDEGFQAVLAEAKASSPEFTELWERRDIEDAGQIRKELEHPLVGVLCLESSVMQMPVRPDLSIVLHTPLDEANTAAKLEWLASPEGRRGAMYPVAG
- a CDS encoding MFS transporter, with protein sequence MAIDSPHTTNPDTSSPHTTSPDTTSPDTLSSTPPLDTPRLSTRDKLVLFVLCAAQFMVALDFSVLNVALPVLGADLGMSQSALQWAVTAFALPSGGFLLLFGRIGDLYGRRRLFLTGLAVFAAASALATFAWDPASFLAGRALQGLGAAVIVPTGMSLLTTTFHEGPARDRALGISGTLMSLGFTIGMVAGGVLTDAFGWRSTMGLLTIFALVVLPLAPGLLPESRTPDRPHLDVPGAITVTGGLLSLIYALTTAADHGFARADVITTLIAGLALLTAFAIVESRTTAPLVSLPMLRRRTVAWGNLGGLVTFSMMSTVVFVLTLYLQEILHLSAWETGLVFGVQGVMSVIAGSLTPRFVSRFGARRTLVVSLTGQGAFIAALLFLDTHGWSVWLATAAVSLSSMFHLGAIISYGLTVTSGVPDEEQGLATGLVTSTQQVGITIGIPLLGVLATTSGDLMSGTRLVMALDAAIVLAAAVLVGIGLRAGRRTVVPGTRRPTDRADARVDGRGKP